AATGTCTTTATTTGTGCGATTATACATCAAGAAGCCGCCTATGCTTTAGCTTATACTGATATTTCAACAGGCGAGCTGAAAGTGACCCATATGAATTCATTTGAAATGCTGTTAACAGAATTTTCACAAATTCAAGCCAAGGAAGTCGTCTTTTATCATGAACTGAACGAAGATGACTTGGCCCAACTCGAGCAGCTCTTTCCTTTTACCACTTCCTATATTAATCAGAAAACCCTCGATCAGTTGCCGGAAACTGCCTTTGAAAAAATTACTCAAAATATTAAGCATCGTATTGAGCTTAAGGCTCTGCGCGTTTTGATGGCCTATGTTTATAGTACCCAGTTTCGTATGGTTAACCACTGGCGCCAAGCGGAGTCCTATGAGTTAGATTATTACTTGCATATGGACTATTTTGCTAAACGCAATTTAGAATTAACCGAATCGATTCGAACTCAGAAACGTTCAGGAAGTTTACTGCATTTTCTCGATGAGACTAAAACCGCCATGGGCGGACGTTTGCTAAGACAGTGGCTGGATCGTCCCCTAATTATCCGAGCAACGATTGAAGAGCGCTTAGACCAAGTAGAATCCTTGATCGACGCCTTCTTTGAACGGCGCAATATCCAAGAAAATCTCTCTGGGGTCTACGACTTGGAGCGTTTAGTGGCTAAGATCTCGATGGGGCAGGTCAATGCCCGCGAGCTCCTGCAATTGATGAATTCCTTGAAAAAGGTTCCCCAAGTCTCTGAAAATTTACAAGCTATCCAAGATAATCCAAGTGATAGACAAGAAACCGGTGTTTGGACCAAGCTCCTTGACAGCCTGGCAGCCCTACCAGAAGTGGTTGAAACTATCGAAAGCGCTATTGATCCGGAAGCTAATATATCGATTACTGAAGGTGGCATTATTAGGGATGGCTTTAGTGACCAGCTGGATGACTATCGTCAGGCGATTCGCCACGGATCAGAATGGATTGCTAACCTGCAAGCCAAGGAGCGTGAAGCGACCGGGATTAAATCTTTAAAAATTGGCTATAATAAGGTCTTTGGTTATTATATCGAGGTAACCAAGGCCAACCTCCATCTTTTACCAGAAGGTCGTTATGAGAGAAAGCAAACCCTAACTAATGCTGAGCGTTTTATTACTCCAGAACTAAAGGAAATGGAATATCGGATCTTGGAAGCTCAGGAAAAATCAGTTGACCTGGAATATGAGCTTTTCCTTGGGGTGAGAGAAAAGGTAAAAGTCTACCAAAAAGACCTACAAGCCATCGCCCAGGCTATTGCCCAGGTGGACGTGATTCAGTCCCTAGCGGAAATTAGCGAACAAAATCAGTATGTACGTCCTCATTTTAGTGGAGAAGACCGGGCCTTATTGATTAAAGATTCCCGCCACCCAGTGGTTGAAGAAACTTTAGGCCGAGATGATTTTGTCCCGAATGACATCATCATGGATAAGGACACTTCCATTCTATTAATTACCGGACCTAATATGTCAGGGAAATCCACTTACATGCGCCAGCTGGGCCTCACCGTGATCATGGCCCAAATGGGAAGTTTTGTACCCGCTAATCAAGCGACCCTGCCTATTTTTGACCAGATCTTTACCAGGATTGGGGCAACCGATGACTTGCAAGCGGGGCAAAGTACCTTTATGGTCGAAATGATGGAAGCTAACCAAGCTATTCAACATGCGACTGACCGGTCCTTGTTACTCTTTGATGAAATTGGACGGGGAACTTCGACTTATGATGGCATTGCCTTAGCCCAAGCTATTTTAGAGTATTTACACGACCATCTTAAGGCGAAGGTGCTCTTTTCAACCCATTACCATGAACTGACTGATTTGGATAATCATTTACCGGCCCTTAAGAATATTCATGTCGGCGCCATTGAAAAAGATGGTGAGGTGGTCTTTCTTCATAAGGTTTATGATGGCCCGGCAGATAAGAGTTATGGGATTCATGTTGCTAAGCTGGCTGGCTTACCTAAGAGCTTATTAGCCAATGCAGCTAATATTTTATCTGACTTGGAGAGTGAAGCCGCTAAAGGGGCAGAGCCTAAGCAGCTTAATCTCTTCACTGACCAAGAAAATTTCAATCAAAAAACAGCGAGTGAAGACTATGTCTTAGACCAGTTAGATGCTGTCGATATTAATCATTTGTCACCCATTGAAGCCTTAGAATTATTGAACCAATTACAAAGGAAACTAAGCGAGGAGGATTAGGATGATCCACGAACTTCCTGAACAAGTTGCTAATCAGATTGCCGCTGGGGAAGTGGTCGAACGGCCGGCTTCCGTGGTAAAAGAACTCTTAGAAAATGCGATTGATGCCCAGGCAACCTGTATCGATATCCAAGTCGAAGATGCTGGTTTGAAGAGCATCCAAGTCATTGATAATGGTTTAGGAATGAGTGGGGAAGATGTGAAGTTGGCCTTTAAACGCCATGCTACCAGTAAAATCTACCATTCACGAGACCTCTTTCGGATCAAAACCTTGGGCTTTCGTGGTGAAGCCTTGCCCTCGATCGCCTCAGTTGCTGAAGTCTCGCTGGAAACCAGTGATGGAAAAGAGGGCTCCTCTATCAGCTTAATTGGGGGCGATGAAATAGAATATCGTCCTTCGCATTTACGGCAAGGAACAACCATCCGAGTAGAAAATTTATTCTACAATACCCCAGCCCGCTTAAAGCACATTAAGCAATTAAGCACCGAACTTTCTCATATTACGGATGTCGTGAACCGTTTAGCCATGGCCCACCCTGATATCCGGTTTACTTATACTCATGATGGCAGAGAGCTACTAAGGACCAATGGCAAGGGCCGCCTCCAAGAAGTTATCGCTGCAGTTTACGGTTTTAAACAGGCTCAAGACATGTTAGCGATTGAGAATGAGGACCATGATTTTCAACTCAGCGGTTATATTTCTAAACCAGAACTTACCCGGGCCTCACGCAATTATATGTCCCTATTTGTTAACGGCCGCTATATCAAAAACTATGTCCTCAGTCAGGCAATTATCAAGGGTTACGCTTCTAAGCTCATGATCGGCCGTTACCCCATAGCTGTCCTTAATATTTCTACTGATGCCCAATTACTTGATGTTAATGTCCATCCAACCAAACAAGAGATTCGCATTAGTAAGGAAGAAGAACTTTACGACCTCATCCAAAGCAGTGTTCAGGAAAGACTATCTCCCCTAAGAAGGATCCCCGATGTAGGCAAGAAAGAGATTACTGAGACAGCTAACCACCTAGCCAGCATTGACCTAAAAAGTCAAGAAGATAGCCAGCAACTGCGTTTTGATTTTAAAAATCAAGTAGAGCCAGCTGAGAATGAAGCTTTCCTAGTTAAGGAAACAGACCATGTCAAAGACTGGCAAGCGGAATCCCAGACAGCTTATCAAGGGGAGGGGGCTCATAAAGAAAGTTTCCCACCAAGCACAAGCACACCTAGTGATCTTAAGCTAGCTAGCCCTAATCATGAAGAGGGGCAAGTCCTAGGTCAGAGGAATCCAAGCTTCCCTCAACTGGACTATGTGGGCCAATTACAGGCTTCTTATTTGGTCTGTTCCGATGAAACCGGGATGTATTTAGTTGACCAGCATGCGGCTCAAGAACGGATTAAATATGAATACTTCCGCGAAGCCATCGGTGATATGGATACAGCTAGCCAGGAATTACTGGTTCCTTTAGTTTTAGACTATCCCTCATCAGAAAGTCATGATGTCAGGCAAGTCTTAGACCGGATACGGGCTATGGGGATTGGCATTGAAGAATTTGGCCCCAATCAATTTTTAGTCAACTACCATCCCGCTTGGATGGGGAGTGACCAGGTCCAAGAACACATTGATTCCATGATCCAACTAGCCATTGAAAATAAAGATTTTTCGGTCAATACCTACCGGGAAAAAACCGCTATTATGATGTCTTGCCGGCTTTCGATAAAAGCTAACCATTATTTAGATGATCGTCAGGCCCGGCAATTGTTAGATGACCTGACTTACTGTGAGAACCCTTATAATTGCCCCCACGGACGTCCCGTTTTAATCCATTATTCTAATTATGAAATCGAACGCAGCTTCAAACGGATCCAAGATGCTCATGAAAGTCCTAAGAATCAATAATATAGGGATTATCCGCTAGTTATGATAAAATAAAGCAAATTAAAGAAAGAGGAGAGACTGCTATGAATCAAGAAGAAAAAACCGCTCGTTTAAAAGAACTTAGTGACTTAGCTTATGAAGTGACTCAAAATCAAGCCACTGAACGTCCTTTTTCAGGTGACTATGATGAATTTTTTGAAAAGGGAATTTACGTAGATATTGTAGATGGAAAACCCTTATTCTCTTCCAGTAAAAAATACAATTCCGGTTGTGGTTGGCCGGCTTTTACCCAACCTATTGAAGAGGATGTTGTTAACGAGCACCAAGATACT
This genomic stretch from Aerococcus mictus harbors:
- the msrB gene encoding peptide-methionine (R)-S-oxide reductase MsrB, translating into MNQEEKTARLKELSDLAYEVTQNQATERPFSGDYDEFFEKGIYVDIVDGKPLFSSSKKYNSGCGWPAFTQPIEEDVVNEHQDTSHGMVRTEVRSQAADSHLGHVFTDGPSEAGGLRYCINSAALKFIPYEEMDQAGYSDYKKYVE
- the mutL gene encoding DNA mismatch repair endonuclease MutL, whose amino-acid sequence is MRMIHELPEQVANQIAAGEVVERPASVVKELLENAIDAQATCIDIQVEDAGLKSIQVIDNGLGMSGEDVKLAFKRHATSKIYHSRDLFRIKTLGFRGEALPSIASVAEVSLETSDGKEGSSISLIGGDEIEYRPSHLRQGTTIRVENLFYNTPARLKHIKQLSTELSHITDVVNRLAMAHPDIRFTYTHDGRELLRTNGKGRLQEVIAAVYGFKQAQDMLAIENEDHDFQLSGYISKPELTRASRNYMSLFVNGRYIKNYVLSQAIIKGYASKLMIGRYPIAVLNISTDAQLLDVNVHPTKQEIRISKEEELYDLIQSSVQERLSPLRRIPDVGKKEITETANHLASIDLKSQEDSQQLRFDFKNQVEPAENEAFLVKETDHVKDWQAESQTAYQGEGAHKESFPPSTSTPSDLKLASPNHEEGQVLGQRNPSFPQLDYVGQLQASYLVCSDETGMYLVDQHAAQERIKYEYFREAIGDMDTASQELLVPLVLDYPSSESHDVRQVLDRIRAMGIGIEEFGPNQFLVNYHPAWMGSDQVQEHIDSMIQLAIENKDFSVNTYREKTAIMMSCRLSIKANHYLDDRQARQLLDDLTYCENPYNCPHGRPVLIHYSNYEIERSFKRIQDAHESPKNQ
- the mutS gene encoding DNA mismatch repair protein MutS; translated protein: MAKKKTPMMEQYYQIKDQYPDAFLFFRLGDFYEMFDDDAKKAAQILEITLTSRNRNADDPIPMCGVPYHSADEYVKTLVNQGYKVAIAEQMEDPKQAKGMVDRQVIKVITPGTYYNSSDKENVFICAIIHQEAAYALAYTDISTGELKVTHMNSFEMLLTEFSQIQAKEVVFYHELNEDDLAQLEQLFPFTTSYINQKTLDQLPETAFEKITQNIKHRIELKALRVLMAYVYSTQFRMVNHWRQAESYELDYYLHMDYFAKRNLELTESIRTQKRSGSLLHFLDETKTAMGGRLLRQWLDRPLIIRATIEERLDQVESLIDAFFERRNIQENLSGVYDLERLVAKISMGQVNARELLQLMNSLKKVPQVSENLQAIQDNPSDRQETGVWTKLLDSLAALPEVVETIESAIDPEANISITEGGIIRDGFSDQLDDYRQAIRHGSEWIANLQAKEREATGIKSLKIGYNKVFGYYIEVTKANLHLLPEGRYERKQTLTNAERFITPELKEMEYRILEAQEKSVDLEYELFLGVREKVKVYQKDLQAIAQAIAQVDVIQSLAEISEQNQYVRPHFSGEDRALLIKDSRHPVVEETLGRDDFVPNDIIMDKDTSILLITGPNMSGKSTYMRQLGLTVIMAQMGSFVPANQATLPIFDQIFTRIGATDDLQAGQSTFMVEMMEANQAIQHATDRSLLLFDEIGRGTSTYDGIALAQAILEYLHDHLKAKVLFSTHYHELTDLDNHLPALKNIHVGAIEKDGEVVFLHKVYDGPADKSYGIHVAKLAGLPKSLLANAANILSDLESEAAKGAEPKQLNLFTDQENFNQKTASEDYVLDQLDAVDINHLSPIEALELLNQLQRKLSEED